A genomic stretch from Setaria italica strain Yugu1 chromosome VII, Setaria_italica_v2.0, whole genome shotgun sequence includes:
- the LOC101754416 gene encoding auxin-responsive protein IAA16-like isoform X2, whose protein sequence is MDGVPIGQKVDLTAYGGYAELSAAVGKLFRSLLAAQRDPAAAAVGWRCGEEAAGEEAEEPVISGEYTLVYEVEDGDRVLVGDVPWEKRSPI, encoded by the exons ATGGACGGAGTGCCCATCGGGCAGAAGGTGGACCTCACGGCGTACGGCGGCTACGCCgagctctccgccgccgtcggcaaGCTCTTCCGCAGCCTGCTCGCCG CCCAAAGGgacccagccgccgccgcggtgggcTGGCGCTGCGGCGAGGAGGCAGCgggggaggaggccgaggagccCGTGATCAGCGGCGAGTACACACTGGTGTACGAGGTCGAGGACGGCGACCGGGTGCTGGTCGGCGACGTCCCTTGGGA GAAAAGGAGCCCAATTTAG